One window of the Benincasa hispida cultivar B227 chromosome 3, ASM972705v1, whole genome shotgun sequence genome contains the following:
- the LOC120072739 gene encoding uncharacterized protein LOC120072739, which translates to MVDVDRRMAGLNPAHIAGLRRLSARAAAVTPSHPSRAGLLSFSSLADKVITHLRNTGVEVQPGLSVAEFARAEAEFGFVFPPDLRAVLSAGLPVGPGFPDWRSSGARQHLRATLDLPIAAISFQIAKNTFWSKSWGPRPLDPEKALRVARNALKRAPLLIPLFNHCYIPCNPSLAGNPIFSVDENRISFCGLDLSDFFEREFLFRSSDSNAHLLKKQRSISEKSAGSSSNFSRRSLDTGARTPRWVEFWSDAVVDRRRRNSSSSSSSSPDRVIEMPRSGIPKWVNEYIEEIGSTLREGGWSETDITEIVQVSASGFFEGAAMVLVDNQAVLDALLLKTDRFSDVLRKAGWSSEEVSYALGFDYRPEKERKPAKKLSPELVERIEKLAESVTRS; encoded by the coding sequence ATGGTGGACGTCGACCGTAGGATGGCTGGTCTCAACCCGGCCCACATCGCTGGACTTCGACGCCTATCCGCTCGTGCTGCTGCTGTTACTCCTTCTCACCCCTCACGCGCCGGCCTTCTCTCCTTCTCTTCTCTCGCTGACAAGGTCATCACCCATTTGCGCAACACCGGCGTCGAGGTGCAACCCGGCCTCTCCGTCGCCGAGTTCGCTCGAGCCGAGGCCGAGTTTGGCTTCGTTTTCCCTCCCGATCTCCGAGCCGTACTATCCGCTGGTTTACCCGTCGGTCCTGGGTTCCCCGATTGGCGATCTTCCGGCGCCAGGCAACATCTTAGAGCCACGCTCGATCTTCCAATTGCGGCCATTAGTTTCCAAATCGCCAAGAATACGTTCTGGTCCAAGTCTTGGGGTCCCAGGCCATTGGACCCCGAAAAGGCCTTACGGGTCGCAAGAAATGCTCTCAAGAGAGCGCCTCTTTTGATTCCCCTCTTCAATCACTGCTACATTCCCTGCAACCCTTCTCTGGCGGGGAACCCAATCTTCTCCGTCGATGAGAATCGGATCTCCTTTTGTGGTTTGGATCTATCCGATTTCTTCGAGCGGGAATTCCTTTTTCGGAGCTCCGACTCCAATGCCCACCTTCTCAAAAAGCAAAGGTCCATCAGTGAAAAATCCGCGGGCTCCTCCTCAAACTTCTCACGACGGAGCCTGGACACCGGAGCAAGAACGCCAAGGTGGGTGGAGTTCTGGAGCGACGCAGTGGTGGATCGGCGGCGGAGAAACTCGTCGTCGTCTTCATCTTCATCGCCGGATAGGGTAATAGAGATGCCGAGGTCGGGAATTCCGAAATGGGTAAACGAATACATCGAAGAAATAGGATCGACTTTGAGAGAGGGGGGATGGAGCGAAACGGACATCACAGAGATAGTACAGGTGTCAGCCTCCGGATTCTTCGAAGGAGCAGCGATGGTATTAGTTGACAACCAGGCTGTTCTAGACGCTCTGCTTCTAAAAACGGATCGGTTTTCGGATGTTCTCCGAAAAGCCGGATGGAGCTCGGAAGAAGTGTCGTACGCTCTGGGGTTCGATTATCGACCGGAAAAGGAACGAAAACCGGCAAAGAAGCTATCCCCAGAACTGGTGGAAAGAATCGAGAAACTGGCGGAGTCGGTTACTCGGTCATAG